A stretch of DNA from Manihot esculenta cultivar AM560-2 chromosome 7, M.esculenta_v8, whole genome shotgun sequence:
TTAAATTGAGAAATGTACAGGAGGAAAAATGACTAAAGGCAACCTTTTAATGTTTCATAATCTAGATGGTGCACGTCCTCCATTAGCTTACAGCAATAAAATTACAGGAAGGATATGGCtgcaaaattaaatatgaagtgAAAAAATTATGAATGCTCGACTAAAGAAAGTTCAAACaaatgctaaatgccccaataCTCTGCCCAAATCTATGATTTGCCACACATTGAATATAACGAATAGCTTATTTGGTGATGCTAAAACCTTGATCTATTCCCAACACAACAAAATAAATGGGCATGGAAACGGGACTTGtcattttttgtttttctgATCATTATGAAAAATCCTTGTTTTATATACATGAGAACAAACTTTAAGAAGAAATAATTAGCAGGAGGTAAGTAAATAAGAGCTAACAATAGAGTCAGTAAGGATTGTAATTCTATAAATAGCTGTATGAAAGTTGGGGTTAATTTTGGTAGTTAATAGGTAAGCTGGAAGCTGTTAGAAGAATTTAGAAATTGGTGGAAACAATTATAGTGGAGGGAATAAGCTGTATAAATCACAGTTATTAAGTTCATTACTCTGCCCAAGCCCCATGCCTctttattccctttaaattttttttttttcattcaaaaatttttataataatatttagaagGTTTACATACTAATCATAAATTCAGCTCGTAAGTATAAACTAtaactaattattatttattatttattatttattatctcATGTTAATTAGTTATGTTGAGACATATAGGGATAGTTGACCTTTGATTAGCTGTTATACATATGTATTACAAATTAGATTGTATTAAATTAGCTGttataaatacaaataaaatccAATCAGGCTTGAGGTAATAATCAAGCCTTTACCTATCAATATCtctcttcctttctttcttttcattcttcaagttaattattctttttgttattgatcattctcaatttaaaataaaaatgtttaaTGTTACTCTTTACTTTATTTGAAAATGTGTTTTGTTTAACTTTTCTTagaaaattaatgaataaaattgttttaaatatgtgcagtaaaaaaaaaattaaatcatgcatgaatataaaagttaataaattattttataattttttttggccACTCCAAATATTATGGTCTAGCACCGCCACTGTATCTATCATttgtctctttctttattttattttctctctagaatctatcttcttctttctttctattttcttttgttaCATTTTATTCCTCTGAAACTGAACTGCTAGCGTTCTAAACCCTAACACCTTGCATGAATTTGGAAATTCTTGATGGTTATTATGAATTTGGAAATAACAGTTATTAAGTTATTATGGTTAGGAATTTGGAAATAACAGTTGTTAAGTTCATGATCTTGCATGCTAGGACATTCTTGATGGTTATTATGCTAAGCCTGTTCTATATTTTTCAGTATTTGGAAATCAAGATATTCAAGGCTTTGAAGACTTCCTAATTTAATTACTTTTGAGAGGTCAAGAAATCAAAGGTTGATAGCAAAAACTAGGGATTGCAAAACTCAAGAATTAGGGCATAAAATAACCTTCCTCAATCCAAGTCCTGCTACCAAAACTAAACCTAACTACTGGACTTGTTACAACTCAAAATCAAGTAGATTTGAATAAGACCCAAAACTCTACACTACAGTCCAGCTCATTCTAGATGAGCTGTAAAATTAGTGAACCCATCCTGATTAAATAACTATCATCCAACTAGTATCCTGTATGCCCTGTACTTTTTATTAGGCATGCCTTTTCAATTTGACAACTACAATGTAGCAAACCAAAATCATGATGATTGCTGTAATAACATTGTGGGAGTATAACGCAAACAATAGAGGAACTACATGTGGGAATTAGATTAATGAATTTGGCAGGTTCTGCTCACATTAAAATGTTACAGTGTATGACCAGCTTCCAAAATGGATTCGCTCTGAGAATACAGCTTCCCAAACTTGTATTCTAAAACTACAAATCCCAAGTATTTTTTGACACGACAAAATACCATCCAGAAAACAGAACATGATGAAAGTAGTAGCATACACTTACCAGTAAATATGACCTTTCCAATGTAATATGTTATAGAAGAAATAACTCTGATAGCACAGTTGACCAGTCCATTGTGGCATATACAGGCAATTGATGGGAGAAGAACTTTCTGGTCTGAGTGTCAAAGATCTACAAAATTTAGAAAACCAACTGGAGATGAGCCTGAAAGGTGTTCGGATGAAAAAGGTGTGAGAGCATTctcattttcaatatttaaatattatgcaAGGTCACTCCATGTAGAAGCATATTCCACACACATTGTTAATGcagctcattttctttttacttatgCAGGACCAAGTTTTGACTGATGAAATCAAGGAACTGAACAGAAAGGTTCTAAAACAATGGACCATGACATTTCGTAGATATGTTGTCAGGCATTCTAATTTTGATTCATCAACTTTATTGCAGGGTAATCTCACTTATCAAGAAAATCTAAAATTGCACAAGAAATTTGACATTCTCTGTCAAGAGAATGCAGAATTACGTAAGAAGGTATTGCTCTTATCGATACGAATATCTTCACCTCCTGTTCAATTCTGAATGCAATATTTTGAAGACCTGCTATGTAAGAAATGCTACCAATATCTAGAGTCTAACATAGTGGATTCAACACCTAATATCTgccttaaaatttaatgaatgcAGTTATCGTATTCCTAGTAGCCTAAACATAATTCTTTTGATTCCAGGCTAGTGGAGAAAGGGATGCAAGTGAAGCAAACAAGAGTTCCCACCCACCATACACTTTAAGCAATGGGTACGACTTGCACGCCCCAATCCATCTCCAGCTGAGCCAGCCACAGCCTCATACTAATGAACCACCACCAAAATCAATGAAACTTGGGTAGGTCCACTTGATACTACACATTATTGAGAAAATAATTACTCCAGCAACTGACCGAgttcttttcaaaattttcaacagACTACAACTGCAATAACAAAGCAGTTGTCAACTGTGAACACAATCGCCCTGGTAACTTGCTTCACAGTTGAAAAAGCCAAACCTCTACATGATGAGATCATGTATGCTAGCTCTTAGCAGTACCTTCCAGCAGCAGGACAATCAAATTTGGTATGATACACTATGTAAAATAGGCTTTAGAaattgttgtaaaattattggCCAGACCTCCTATCAGCAAAAATTGCAATAATGAAAAAGCTTGATAAAGCCAGGTGTTACTCTAGCTGTCTTGAAATTTATTGTGATCAATGAAACGTAACTGCTTGGTGGAATTGTGGTAATTAAATCCATTTTTTG
This window harbors:
- the LOC110619171 gene encoding MADS-box transcription factor 23, which produces MGRGKIVIRRIDNSTSRQVTFSKRRSGLLKKARELSILCDAEVGVIIFSSTGKLYDYASSSMNSVIERYNKLKEEQNQLMNPASEIKFWQREATSLRKELQYLQECHRQLMGEELSGLSVKDLQNLENQLEMSLKGVRMKKDQVLTDEIKELNRKGNLTYQENLKLHKKFDILCQENAELRKKASGERDASEANKSSHPPYTLSNGYDLHAPIHLQLSQPQPHTNEPPPKSMKLGLQLQ